Below is a genomic region from Ktedonobacterales bacterium.
GGGTTTGCGCCCAGCAGCATCAGATAATCGGTGCGTTCCAGATCAGGGACAGGAACGCTCAGCAGCGTGCCAAACATGAACCCGGCGGCCACCTGCTTGGGCATTTGATCGACGGTAGCGGCAGAAAAGATACTGTGTGTCCCGGCGGCTTTGAGCAGAATAGGGAGATAAAGCTGGTTGGCAAGCTGGTGTACGTTTGGGTTGCCAAGATAGACGGCGAGGGCGTCGCGCTCATGCTCTTGTATTATAGGCAACAGGTGTCGTTCGATGTCGGCGAAGGCTTCATCCCAACTGATCGGAAGCCATTGATCGCCCTGGCGCAGCAAGGGTTGGCGGATGCAGTCAGGGTCGGCATGGAGTTCTTTAAGGCTCGCGGCTTTTGGGCAGAGGTAGCCGTGGCTAAAGACATCCTGGGCGTCGCCTCGGATGGAGAGCACCTCTTGCCCCTGGCTGACGATTTCCAGGCCGCAGGTCGCTTCACAGAGGGGGCAGATTCTGTAACTGGTGGTCAATACCGTCATGGTGGCTCCTTTATCTGGCACACCAAACGCCGCGGCGCGTTGGGAATAGATTTGGCACTGCTTTGCAGGTAAGACTATTGTACCCTGTTATGGAGATAGCTTGCAACTCTCTACACAGTTCCTGGCCTTGGTACCTTGGGAACGTTAGAGATAGGGCAAGCAATCTTTCCAAGAAAACTCGATTTTGGCTATCTGGTTGTTATGTCGAACCAATGCCTGTTGTTCTTCCAGTAGCGCTCGATCTGCTCCAGGGTTTTGTTTTGGTCTCTGGCACAAGCGCCCAGCAAAAGATGAAGGCGACTATGCCAAGAAATGCATAGATCCAGAAGCTGCCTGGCCTGCTAGTAACATCGATGAGCGTGAGGAAGGTAATGCTGACCGCCAGGTTGGCTATCCAATTGAATAAGCTG
It encodes:
- a CDS encoding MFS transporter; the protein is MVVKLATMGVVFALDPTKAGWFVLICLLLYIISFAIGMGAVFWLMSSELFPNRLRATGASISSLFNWIANLAVSITFLTLIDVTSRPGSFWIYAFLGIVAFIFCWALVPETKTKPWSRSSATGRTTGIGST